In Fusarium falciforme chromosome 9, complete sequence, the following are encoded in one genomic region:
- a CDS encoding Chitinase, translated as MLASFTSIVGRLALILGLLLNLVLAQCGPDNGGARCPLNTCCSSSGYCGTSDIYCGDGCQSEYGSCSIPTVPSCSTSRNSCFTGGKSATNGRRVGYWRVKQAWDRSCNVVLPSQIQTKGLTHLILAFAHFDSKSFAVGAEDPKDVPYYTQFTALQSSSLQTWISIGGGSFSSKSWSSMVASSTSRSAFISSLKSFMETNSFQGVDLDWEFPAASTADGDNFVSLVRELRAAFGNAYGISVPLPSDWGSLQGFNPAGMGKYVDFFNYMAYDLHGWGVDAEPTKNVVTYQASILDIATNLMPLWANQTNASQINLGIPLYGRGYTLSSPDCKTAGCAASGPSEPGSCLADPTGVMVLSDIKTAISANDATVELDRTAMQKYATWGSDQWIAYDDGDTLALKMAWADGLCMGGAMFWTLDNDGGGWE; from the coding sequence ATGTTGGCTTCTTTCACTTCTATCGTCGGCCGTCTGGCCCTGATTCTCGGCCTTTTACTCAACCTTGTCCTCGCTCAGTGCGGTCCTGACAATGGTGGAGCCCGCTGCCCTTTGAACACTTGTTGTTCCTCATCGGGATACTGCGGAACATCGGATATCTACTGCGGAGACGGCTGTCAGTCAGAGTACGGGAGCTGTTCTATACCTACAGTCCCTTCTTGCTCTACCAGCCGTAATTCTTGCTTTACCGGCGGTAAGTCGGCGACCAACGGCCGCCGCGTTGGATACTGGCGGGTGAAGCAGGCATGGGACCGGTCTTGCAATGTCGTTCTTCCTTCCCAGATCCAGACCAAAGGGTTAACCCATCTGATCTTGGCGTTTGCCCATTTCGACTCAAAGAGTTTCGCAGTGGGCGCTGAAGACCCCAAAGACGTCCCCTATTATACGCAGTTCACCGCTTTGCAGAGCAGCTCACTGCAAACGTGGATTAGCATAGGTGGCGGCAGCTTCTCTAGCAAATCTTGGTCTTCCATGGTGGCTTCATCGACCTCCCGATCCGCCTTCATCTCGTCTCTCAAGTCCTTCATGGAGACCAATTCCTTCCAAGGTGTCGACCTGGACTGGGAATTTCCAGCAGCTTCAACCGCCGATGGAGATAACTTTGTCTCCCTCGTCCGGGAGCTCCGAGCCGCCTTCGGAAACGCTTATGGCATCTCAGTGCCACTGCCATCGGACTGGGGTAGCCTCCAGGGCTTCAACCCTGCCGGTATGGGCAAATATGTCGACTTCTTCAACTACATGGCCTACGATTTGCACGGCTGGGGGGTTGATGCCGAGCCAACAAAGAATGTTGTCACCTACCAGGCCAGCATACTAGATATCGCCACCAATCTTATGCCGCTGTGGGCGAACCAGACCAATGCGTCGCAGATCAACCTTGGAATCCCCCTATACGGCCGCGGCTATACCCTCTCCTCCCCTGATTGCAAAACCGCTGGATGTGCTGCGTCGGGGCCCAGCGAACCGGGTTCTTGTCTCGCAGATCCGACAGGTGTCATGGTGCTAAGTGATATCAAAACGGCCATATCGGCCAACGATGCCACCGTTGAGCTTGACAGAACCGCCATGCAGAAGTATGCGACCTGGGGAAGTGATCAGTGGATAGCCTATGACGACGGTGATACGTTGGCACTGAAGATGGCATGGGCCGATGGATTGTGCATGGGCGGCGCTATGTTCTGGACGCTCGATAACGATGGCGGTGGATGGGAGTAA
- a CDS encoding FAD-binding-2 domain-containing protein: protein MSAVIRQAQRSAHGIWPRRCRPQLGTPTAPCKAALNTTASRSHPASGTHDTQHFDVVVIGSGCAGLTSAVIAAKHGLRTLVLEKSDFFGGTTAFSGGGAWIPNNAHQKTINVVDSRESAEKYLRNVLGDLYDHDIIASFLQNAPIMLQWMQANTSVQFKPVALPDYHVGKEGASVGRTILTQEYDGRQLGRQRLRSIRYTLQGYHAFGSMQADPAELPVLSSPFQSMSNLAACIRKITRFGLDVLLYGKGSEMANGNALVARLVKGCDDAGVELQASSPVTRLKQIDGTGAFSVVAQDSQGHTKEFVATKGVILASGGFGRSQDARAYLPHDWSVQPKGNVGDGQRMGREVGAAMPPPNPKNGLFAPVSLLRTRSGQVRRYPHFSVDRTKPGSIIINTAGRRFANEAEPYQEFVQTMHEQGIEKSFLVADSRFLRRYGMGMALPWPMSPRSLIAQGYLVKAGTLHELADKIQVPPEALRDTVAACNENAAKGLDPEFGRGQSSYDLFYGDPSAGFPNPSLGTCIQPPFYALTLYPGNVCSTYGLHTNAHAQVLDSSNKVIPGLYAVGLDANSIMRGEYPGGGSSIGPAMTFGYIAGMSLVGK from the exons ATGTCTGCCGTAATTCGCCAAGCTCAGAGATCGGCCCATGGCATTTGGCCCCGACGCTGTCGTCCCCAACTTGGGACTCCCACTGCACCTTGCAAAGCAGCGCTCAACACCACAGCAAGCAGAAGCCATCCTGCGTCCGGTACACACGATACACAGCACTTCGATGTGGTGGTGATAGGATCGGGCTGCGCCGGTCTCACTTCTGCCGTGATTGCTGCCAAACACGGTCTTCGCACCCTCGTGCTTGAGAAGAGCGACTTTTTCGGGGGAACTACAGCATTCTCGGGTGGAGGAGCCTGGATCCCCAATAATGCGCATCAGAAGACAATCAACGTGGTGGATAGTCGAGAATCTGCTGAGAAGTATCTTCGCAACGTCCTCGGGGATCTGTACGACCACGACATAATTGCATCTTTCCTCCAGAACGCTCCCATCATGCTACAATGGATGCAGGCCAATACATCCGTCCAGTTCAAGCCTGTGGCGCTGCCGGACTACCATGTGGGAAAGGAGGGCGCTAGCGTTGGCCGGACCATCCTCACGCAAGAGTACGATGGACGACAGCTTGGGAGACAAAGATTGCGGAGTATCAGATACACTCTGCAAGGCTATCATGCCTTTGGATCTATGCAGGCCGACCCCGCCGAGCTGCCAGTGCTGTCGAGTCCGTTCCAAAGCATGTCTAATTTGGCTGCATGCATCCGCAAGATCACTCGATTTGGTCTTGATGTGTTGCTGTACGGGAAAGGGTCCGAGATGGCAAACGGCAATGCTCTCGTCGCTCGCTTGGTAAAGGGCTGCGACGATGCAGGAGTTGAGCTACAGGCAAGTTCTCCAGTGACGCGGTTGAAGCAAATAGACGGCACGGGCGCCTTCAGTGTCGTGGCCCAAGACTCGCAGGGTCATACCAAGGAGTTTGTGGCGACAAAGGGAGTGATTCTGGCCAGCGGTGGATTTGGAAGATCCCAGGACGCGCGAGCGTATCTTCCCCATGACTGGAGTGTACAGCCGAAAGGAAACGTCGGAGATGGGCAACGGATGGGCAGAGAGGTTGGGGCTGCG ATGCCACCTCCAAATCCCAAGAACGGCCTGTTTGCTCCAGTATCACTGCTGCGGACAAGAAGCGGCCAAGTTCGACGGTATCCGCACTTCTCCGTCGACCGGACCAAGCCAggctccatcatcatcaacacagCCGGGAGACGCTTCGCCAACGAGGCCGAGCCGTACCAGGAGTTTGTCCAGACAATGCACGAGCAGGGAATAGAAAAGTCATTTCTTGTCGCCGACAGCCGATTTCTGAGACGATacggcatgggcatggctcTCCCGTGGCCCATGTCCCCTCGCTCCTTGATTGCTCAAGGTTATCTCGTTAAAGCTGGGACGCTGCATGAGTTGGCCGACAAGATCCAAGTGCCGCCTGAGGCACTTCGAGACACTGTGGCAGCGTGTAACGAAAATGCGGCCAAGGGTCTAGACCCCGAGTTCGGAAGGGGTCAGTCCTCCTACGATCTCTTTTACGGCGACCCCTCTGCAGGTTTCCCCAACCCAAGCCTTGGAACCTGCATCCAGCCACCTTTCTATGCTCTGACTCTCTACCCCGGAAACGTCTGTTCCACTTATGGTCTGCATACCAATGCACACGCCCAAGTTCTTGACTCATCTAATAAGGTCATTCCGGGGCTGTATGCTGTGGGATTAGACGCCAACTCTATCATGCGCGGCGAGTACCCCGGAGGAGGCTCGAGTATCGGCCCAGCCATGACGTTTGGTTATATCGCAGGGATGAGTTTGGTTGGTAAATAA
- a CDS encoding FAD-binding-3 domain-containing protein: MQTSQDTGNQGGVTDTEFLIVGCGPSGASLACFLASYGLEGIMIGAAPGTANTPRAHITNMAALECLRDIGLDRDILQVASKGHCMVHTRWCHSMAGDEFARLYSWGNDPARKGDYETASPCDPVDVPQTLLEPVLIRHASHNGFRVTFNTVLLSFSKDTATGLITAVVRDKISQLVYRIRTRYLFGADGAQSEVVKQLELPLSRKPSQGLAINVLVKADLSHLVDSRRGNLHWIMQPDLEHPEFGWLGIVRMVKPWDEWMFILFPNRDWDTKGQPTSEQYLERIRQFIGDDTPAEILNTSKWFINEIVAEEYSRDNIFCLGDAVHRHPPMNGLGSNTCIQDAFNLAWKIAYVHNGWASPALLQTYSQERQPVGQSIIARANQAFRDHSDIWNAIGALPSDDVEARRRILDELKSATPEGEARRKLFHAAIKNSSHEFHGLGIEMNQHYSGAGIYDADEPKPYSPTGRAAEDPVLYHEPSTYPGRRLPHVWLNMTIPSNAVSTIDLAGGGSFVLFTGIGGDAWKTAAQRVGDYLGTPLKAYSIGFRQEWEDFYFSWQEVRGVEDSGVVLVRPDRVVAWRAQEVLPSEEECVEKLCTVMRSILGLTS, from the exons ATGCAGACCAGCCAGGACACAGGCAATCAGGGGGGTGTGACCGACACTGAGTTCCTCATTGTTGGATGTGGTCCTTCAGGAGCATCTCTGGCGTGCTTCCTAGCGTCCTATG GCCTAGAAGGCATCATGATAGGAGCGGCGCCCGGCACAGCCAACACGCCCCGTGCACACATTACCAACATGGCGGCCTTGG AATGCTTGCGCGACATCGGACTCGACCGAGACATCCTCCAAGTCGCCTCTAAGGGGCATTGCATGGTACACACCCGATGGTGCCACAGCATGGCAGGGGACGAGTTCGCGAGGCTCTACTCCTGGGGCAACGATCCCGCGCGAAAG GGCGACTATGAGACGGCGAGTCCCTGCGACCCTGTCGATGTTCCACAGACTCTCCTTGAGCCTGTTCTAATCCGCCACGCCTCCCACAACGGCTTCCGAGTAACTTTCAACACAGTTCTCCTGTCCTTCAGCAAGGACACAGCGACTGGCTTGATAACTGCTGTAGTTCGCGACAAGATCTCCCAGTTGGTCTACCGGATCCGAACCCGCTACCTTTTCGGGGCGGACGGAGCCCAGAGCGAGGTCGTCAAGCAGCTTGAACTCCCATTGTCCCGGAAGCCCAGTCAAGGTCTTGCCATCAACGTACTGGTCAAGGCGGACCTCTCCCACCTTGTTGACTCTCGCAGAGGTAACCTTCACTGGATCATGCAGCCGGATCTCGAGCATCCTGAGTTCGGCTGGCTGGGTATCGTGCGCATGGTGAAGCCGTGGGATGAGTGGATGTTTATCCTGTTCCCTAATCGTGACTGGGATACCAAGGGCCAGCCGACGAGCGAGCAATATCTCGAACGCATCCGCCAGTTTATCGGTGACGACACACCAGCCGAGATCTTGAACACGTCCAAATGGTTCATCAATGAGATTGTGGCCGAGGAATATTCGCGTGACAACAT ATTCTGTTTGGGCGATGCAGTGCACCGCCACCCTCCGATGAACGGACTGGGGTCCAACACATGCATCCAGGATGCCTTCAACCTGGCCTGGAAGATCGCCTACGTCCACAACGGCTGGGCCTCTCCCGCCCTCCTCCAGACATACAGCCAGGAGAGGCAGCCTGTCGGACAATCCATCATCGCCCGGGCAAACCAAGCTTTCCGTGATCACTCTGATATTTGGAATGCCATCGGTGCTCTGCCCTCTGACGATGTCGAAGCCCGGCGTCGCATCCTAGACGAGCTCAAGTCGGCTACTCCCGAAGGTGAGGCACGGCGCAAGCTTTTCCATGCAGCCATCAAGAATTCGTCTCACGAGTTCCACGGTCTGGGGATCGAGATGAACCAGCACTACTCGGGCGCTGGCATCTACGATGCTGATGAGCCCAAGCCCTACTCACCAACAGGTCGTGCCGCAGAGGATCCCGTGCTGTACCACGAGCCCAGCACGTACCCTGGCCGCCGACTGCCACACGTATGGCTCAACATGACGATCCCCTCAAACGCCGTCAGCACGATAGACCTAGCCGGGGGCGGCAGCTTTGTGCTATTCACCGGCATAGGCGGCGATGCTTGGAAGACGGCAGCCCAGCGCGTCGGCGACTACCTCGGAACCCCTCTCAAGGCCTACTCAATCGGCTTTCGCCAAGAGTGGGAGGATTTCTACTTTAGCTGGCAGGAGGTCAGGGGGGTTGAGGATTCAGGGGTCGTTCTGGTCCGTCCAGACCGAGTTGTCGCCTGGCGAGCTCAAGAGGTGCTACCTAGCGAAGAGGAATGCGTGGAAAAGCTTTGTACCGTGATGCGAAGTATTTTGGGGCTTACTTCATGA